A part of Flavobacteriaceae bacterium GSB9 genomic DNA contains:
- a CDS encoding phosphatidate cytidylyltransferase — translation MKEILVRSLSGVLYVLLLLICLFFENAIIALFFIFGLICLSEFNKLIQLKSYISYIIFVILYGIFGYWQAVLNSEVGLTEATQILMVLSIFVNLFLIKDLFSEKTIPLFSSKRYLLTTFYLSSAFVFLVLIANFNESYNPNILLGAFILVWVNDSFAFLVGKNFGKQKLFQKISPKKTVEGFLGGLFFSCVASYFIATFTGTLGFTSWLALSITVSVFGTLGDLIESKFKRQAKVKDSGIIMPGHGGLLDRLDSIIFAAPFIYLFLKLLHYVS, via the coding sequence ATGAAAGAAATTCTTGTAAGGTCGCTTTCGGGTGTGCTGTATGTTTTACTGCTTTTAATTTGTCTGTTTTTCGAAAACGCCATCATAGCATTATTTTTCATCTTCGGGTTAATCTGTTTAAGTGAGTTTAATAAACTTATCCAATTAAAAAGCTATATATCTTACATAATCTTCGTTATACTCTACGGTATCTTTGGTTATTGGCAAGCCGTACTGAATTCTGAGGTTGGCTTGACAGAAGCCACCCAAATACTTATGGTGCTTTCAATTTTTGTTAATCTATTTTTAATTAAGGATTTATTTTCAGAAAAAACTATTCCGCTTTTCAGTTCCAAACGGTATTTATTAACCACATTTTACCTCTCAAGTGCCTTTGTATTTTTGGTTTTAATAGCCAATTTTAATGAAAGTTATAACCCTAATATATTATTGGGGGCATTTATTCTCGTTTGGGTAAATGATTCCTTTGCATTTTTGGTGGGCAAAAACTTCGGCAAGCAAAAACTTTTTCAAAAAATTTCACCCAAAAAAACAGTTGAAGGCTTTTTAGGGGGCTTATTTTTCTCTTGCGTGGCAAGCTATTTTATTGCTACCTTTACAGGCACTTTGGGTTTTACCAGTTGGTTGGCATTAAGCATTACTGTTAGCGTTTTTGGCACTTTAGGCGATTTGATTGAGTCCAAATTTAAACGACAAGCCAAAGTAAAAGATAGCGGAATTATTATGCCTGGACATGGCGGGCTGCTAGATAGGCTCGATAGCATCATTTT
- a CDS encoding lactate utilization protein, whose protein sequence is MSLFRKLFGSKSERSEDEIKSEDRGKYMPEVKLPIDERFTINFKANGGKFLYCEDLNEVYSNLENIIAENNWEDKKALVVDENLESKFKNTSIAPTNKLSESTFFLTTCENLIANDGSLLISSKQIFEKKLIELPANFVVFATTSQIVENIGEGLRGIKSKNRQKIPTNITTIKHFKSNDEKDFLSYGSSAKDLYLLLLEDL, encoded by the coding sequence ATGAGCCTTTTTAGAAAACTTTTTGGTTCTAAATCAGAGCGGTCTGAGGATGAAATTAAATCTGAAGACAGGGGCAAATACATGCCCGAAGTAAAGCTTCCAATAGACGAAAGGTTTACCATCAACTTTAAAGCCAATGGTGGTAAATTCCTTTATTGTGAAGACCTAAACGAAGTTTACAGTAATTTAGAAAACATCATTGCAGAAAATAATTGGGAGGATAAAAAAGCTTTAGTGGTAGATGAAAATCTAGAAAGCAAGTTTAAAAATACAAGTATAGCTCCAACCAACAAGTTAAGTGAATCTACCTTCTTTCTTACTACTTGCGAAAATTTAATAGCTAACGATGGTTCGCTTCTAATTTCATCAAAACAGATATTTGAAAAAAAACTCATCGAATTGCCGGCAAACTTTGTGGTGTTTGCTACAACTAGTCAAATTGTTGAAAATATAGGAGAAGGGCTTCGTGGCATAAAATCAAAAAACAGGCAAAAGATTCCTACCAACATTACCACCATTAAACACTTTAAATCAAATGACGAGAAGGATTTTCTAAGTTATGGCAGTAGCGCCAAAGACCTATACCTACTCCTTTTAGAAGATTTATAG